The sequence GTGTGTAGCGGTCCAGGGTTTTCTGGACACAATTTTGTCCTTAATCACGCCGCGCACTCAGTGAGCACGATCTGCCTTTCGCGGACCTGGCTCGGCGTCTTGTAGCCGTGCCTGCCGATGATCCATTGCCGGTTGTAGGTTTCCTTGAATTTCAGCAGGGCCTTCCTCAACTCTTCGACCGTGTTGAATCGCCTGACCCAAAGCAGATTTTCCTTGAGGATGCGAACGAATCGTTCCGCGATGCCATTGCCTTGGGGCTCACGGACGAATGACGGGGAGCTT is a genomic window of Desulfovibrio oxyclinae DSM 11498 containing:
- a CDS encoding integrase core domain-containing protein; translation: SSPSFVREPQGNGIAERFVRILKENLLWVRRFNTVEELRKALLKFKETYNRQWIIGRHGYKTPSQVRERQIVLTECAA